The Bacteroidota bacterium genome includes a window with the following:
- a CDS encoding M1 family metallopeptidase yields the protein MRHLCVLVWATSLCFELLPAQNANPFQPFSWEWPTPSASRLASGAPGPSYWQQSADYKIDVVLDDVRQRLTGDESVTYHNRSPHTLTYLWMQLDQNLRKPDAMIRQITQGKSFSNPSQYDRHFTQEPTFVGGIEDLQVTSGGRPVTHTVVETNMRVDLAKPLAPGDSVQLQLHWSFAINDARAAEGRSGYEFFPEDGNYIYEIAQFYPRMCVYDDVKGWENQPFVGPAEFGLEFGDFDLRIDVPEDHVVTASGSLQNPKEVLSKEQQERLANLNAQPGKPQFIVKPEEAKANQKSKAKGRKVWHFQASNVRDVAFASSRKFAWDAAYVQIGANKVLTQSLYPNEAIPLWDKYATHAIIHTLQTYSRLSIDYPYPVATAVHGPVWGMEYPTLAFCGGRPTSSGYYSRQAKYLMIGVVIHEVGHNFFPMIVNSNERRWAWMDEGLNSFCQIIAEQTFEKGFPLRRGPADNLADFMLSSDHQPIMTNPESLRDNASISYEKTAVGLYILRNEVMGPTAFDMAFKEYARRWAFRHPEPADFFRTIEDASGHALSWFWRTWFYESQSLEMGIGKVKHFLLSKNRAAKGYVDPHQIAMPGPTSWSCYSDDKPELTDHYSGMESTSAEANDEFLRDLLQQAKAKPDTSTALHAYQIVVERNGGCILPVQVQALFADGSRVRYRLPAEVWMQGNPTFVKEIYSDRPILAFVLDPDHLIPDTDRSNDIFPRENGRQQFETADLRK from the coding sequence ATGAGGCACTTATGTGTCTTGGTTTGGGCCACCTCCTTGTGCTTCGAATTACTGCCTGCCCAAAACGCAAATCCCTTCCAGCCTTTTTCCTGGGAATGGCCTACACCGAGTGCTTCGCGCTTGGCGTCCGGCGCACCCGGTCCCTCCTATTGGCAACAATCCGCCGATTACAAAATTGATGTGGTGCTCGACGACGTGCGGCAGCGCCTCACCGGGGACGAATCCGTGACCTACCACAATCGGAGTCCGCATACCCTCACCTACCTGTGGATGCAGCTCGATCAGAACCTGCGCAAACCCGATGCGATGATCCGGCAGATCACCCAAGGCAAGAGTTTCTCCAATCCCTCCCAATATGACCGGCACTTTACCCAGGAACCGACGTTTGTGGGTGGAATCGAAGATTTGCAGGTTACGAGTGGTGGTCGCCCCGTGACGCATACGGTCGTGGAGACCAACATGCGCGTGGACCTCGCCAAGCCGTTGGCCCCTGGCGATTCCGTGCAATTGCAGCTCCATTGGAGCTTTGCCATCAACGACGCCCGTGCCGCCGAAGGCCGCAGCGGCTATGAATTTTTTCCCGAGGACGGAAACTACATCTACGAAATCGCGCAATTCTACCCCAGAATGTGTGTCTACGACGACGTCAAAGGCTGGGAAAACCAACCTTTCGTCGGTCCCGCCGAATTCGGCTTGGAATTTGGTGACTTTGATTTGCGCATCGATGTGCCCGAAGACCATGTGGTGACGGCGAGTGGTAGCCTGCAAAACCCCAAAGAAGTGCTTTCCAAAGAGCAACAGGAGCGATTGGCAAACTTGAATGCCCAACCTGGCAAGCCGCAGTTTATCGTCAAGCCCGAAGAAGCCAAGGCCAATCAAAAATCCAAGGCCAAGGGCCGCAAAGTCTGGCATTTCCAAGCGTCGAATGTCCGTGACGTGGCATTTGCAAGCTCCCGGAAATTTGCCTGGGACGCGGCCTATGTCCAAATCGGCGCCAACAAGGTGCTTACGCAGTCGCTTTACCCCAACGAGGCCATTCCTCTTTGGGACAAGTATGCCACGCATGCCATCATCCACACCTTGCAGACCTATTCGCGGTTGTCGATCGACTACCCCTATCCAGTAGCGACGGCGGTGCATGGGCCTGTCTGGGGAATGGAATATCCGACCTTGGCATTTTGCGGCGGGCGTCCGACCTCGTCGGGCTATTATTCGCGACAGGCCAAATACCTGATGATCGGCGTCGTGATCCACGAAGTCGGACACAATTTTTTCCCGATGATCGTCAACAGCAACGAGCGCCGCTGGGCTTGGATGGACGAAGGGTTGAATTCGTTTTGTCAGATCATTGCCGAACAAACCTTTGAAAAGGGTTTCCCGCTTCGTCGCGGACCGGCAGACAACCTTGCGGACTTCATGCTGAGTTCCGACCATCAGCCGATCATGACGAACCCGGAGTCGTTGCGCGACAATGCAAGCATCAGCTATGAGAAGACTGCGGTCGGGCTTTATATCTTGCGAAATGAGGTCATGGGGCCGACAGCATTTGACATGGCTTTCAAGGAATATGCCCGTCGATGGGCCTTCCGGCATCCGGAGCCGGCTGACTTTTTCCGCACCATCGAAGATGCCTCGGGCCATGCTTTGAGTTGGTTTTGGCGCACGTGGTTCTACGAATCACAATCCCTGGAAATGGGGATCGGGAAGGTCAAGCATTTCCTGCTTTCCAAAAACAGGGCAGCCAAAGGATATGTCGATCCACATCAGATTGCGATGCCGGGACCGACCTCTTGGTCCTGCTATTCCGACGACAAACCGGAACTGACCGACCACTATTCAGGCATGGAAAGCACGAGCGCCGAGGCCAACGACGAATTTTTGCGGGACTTGTTGCAGCAGGCAAAGGCCAAGCCTGACACCTCCACCGCCCTTCATGCCTATCAAATAGTTGTCGAGCGGAATGGCGGCTGCATTTTGCCCGTGCAAGTACAGGCGCTCTTCGCCGATGGTAGCCGCGTGCGGTACCGCCTGCCTGCCGAAGTTTGGATGCAGGGCAATCCGACATTCGTCAAGGAAATCTATTCTGACCGTCCGATTTTGGCCTTTGTCTTGGATCCGGATCACCTCATTCCCGACACTGACCGCAGCAACGACATCTTCCCGCGGGAAAATGGCCGGCAACAGTTTGAGACGGCCGACCTCAGGAAATAG
- a CDS encoding thioredoxin family protein: MDNVIENSRVVYSYEDYVALCEALLAENKTTGAIQTPEYVEYTKMSVQRMHRIFKTTEIDPALTAALNGLKGKYHWMVISEAWCGDVGQNLPVIAKAVKDHPQIKLEMILRDDNLDFMDQYLTNGGRSIPKLIVTDLSSGQVVATWGPRPQAAQQLIIDYKALPDRKPYAEFIIDMQLWYSKDHTRSLQTELRALVLSLESAED, translated from the coding sequence ATGGATAATGTAATCGAAAATTCTAGGGTTGTTTACAGCTACGAAGATTATGTCGCCTTGTGCGAAGCATTGCTTGCTGAAAACAAAACCACAGGCGCAATACAAACGCCTGAGTATGTTGAGTACACCAAAATGAGCGTACAGCGGATGCACCGCATTTTTAAGACAACCGAAATCGATCCTGCACTTACGGCTGCATTGAATGGCCTCAAAGGCAAATATCATTGGATGGTGATCTCTGAGGCATGGTGTGGTGACGTAGGACAAAATTTGCCGGTTATCGCAAAAGCTGTCAAAGACCATCCACAGATTAAACTGGAAATGATCTTGCGTGACGATAATCTCGATTTTATGGATCAATACCTGACCAATGGAGGTCGATCGATCCCCAAACTGATTGTCACGGACCTCTCTTCTGGTCAAGTTGTCGCCACTTGGGGACCGAGACCGCAGGCCGCGCAACAACTGATCATCGACTACAAGGCTTTGCCCGATCGCAAGCCCTACGCCGAGTTTATCATTGACATGCAACTTTGGTATTCCAAAGACCATACGCGCAGTCTTCAAACCGAATTGCGCGCATTGGTGCTTTCTTTGGAGTCGGCTGAAGATTAG
- a CDS encoding M1 family metallopeptidase — translation MQGRSLIPFLLLLLSLGCKHQTPNAGPVKGTSPISNVPAASRSTGLKPQNPNFPYRPSDTKYFDLLHTQLDVSFDWEHEELDGKAILTIKPWFESQDQVVLDAKGFIIHDISLASGSGRNALKYGYDNTKITIKLDRTYTRDESLKVAIRYTARPTMLDSLLTEEDAADQGLYFVNPRGEQNGKPRQAWTQGETHGSPAWFPTFDSPNQRCTAEISITVADSFETLSNGLLVRSEPKSDGMRTDFWVMDKPHAPYLFMMAVGNYAIVKDRWRDREVSYYVEHQYEPYARLIFGKTPEMMEFFSNKLGVEYPWQKYAQVVVRDFISGAMENTSSTTHFDRLQHDARQHLDNSYEDIISHELFHQWFGDLVTCESWANLSLNEGFATYGEYLWIEYKYGYDDATAHLLDDRMAYMRSAMRQKHPIIRFHHGLADDLFDAHSYQKGGQVLHMLRKLIGDEAFFEALKQYLTKHAYQDVEIHELRLAFEAVTGQDLNWFFDQWYLSAGHPELKLGHSFQNGEYRLRIQQVQDQTRIPIFRLPLTVELVTKGVPEQTLVWLESADTTFRFAASKAPDYVIVDPEQDLLLEIKSDTGQAEAALMRQAITSKGYARKAAALDGIDFNQITDSALQALVILAQDPFWGTRTKLLEEIEGGLAGGKAAALNMGIGFLGDRNTHLRISAALFLHSNLGNMPATLKPAAAAALLAGIQDSSYTVSQFALETYYALSPDEGLAHAKKLMSQPEPHLVGMISKILKDAGVAEALPFIQTHLFDSNTDGGAKIAMLRGMGEYLNQRPAEEKESGTKMLQRIVDEKNGRWLRFTALQTLSELNKTEALKSYFEERLKQDKDPMFQTLIQRYLAEN, via the coding sequence ATGCAAGGCCGTTCCCTCATTCCATTCCTGCTATTGTTGTTGTCGTTGGGCTGCAAACATCAAACCCCCAATGCTGGTCCGGTTAAGGGTACGAGCCCAATCTCCAACGTTCCGGCAGCATCCCGCAGCACAGGTCTGAAGCCGCAGAACCCCAATTTTCCTTACCGCCCCTCGGATACCAAATACTTTGACCTGCTGCATACACAGTTGGATGTCTCCTTTGATTGGGAACATGAAGAATTGGACGGCAAGGCAATTCTGACGATCAAACCTTGGTTTGAGAGCCAAGACCAAGTGGTCCTCGATGCAAAGGGCTTTATCATTCATGACATTTCCTTGGCGTCAGGGAGTGGTCGAAATGCGTTGAAATACGGCTACGACAATACAAAAATCACGATCAAACTGGATCGCACCTACACACGCGACGAATCGTTGAAGGTTGCCATTCGGTACACGGCGCGCCCGACGATGCTGGATAGTTTGCTTACCGAAGAAGATGCGGCCGACCAAGGTCTTTACTTCGTCAATCCCCGGGGTGAGCAGAATGGAAAGCCCCGGCAGGCTTGGACGCAAGGAGAAACCCATGGCAGTCCCGCATGGTTCCCCACTTTTGACAGCCCCAATCAGCGATGCACCGCCGAAATCTCGATCACGGTTGCGGACTCCTTTGAGACGTTGTCCAATGGCTTGCTTGTACGCTCCGAGCCCAAGTCAGACGGCATGCGCACCGATTTCTGGGTGATGGACAAACCGCATGCGCCCTATCTTTTTATGATGGCGGTGGGCAATTATGCGATTGTGAAGGATCGCTGGCGCGACCGTGAAGTGAGCTACTATGTGGAGCACCAATATGAGCCTTATGCACGCTTGATTTTTGGGAAAACCCCGGAAATGATGGAGTTTTTCTCCAACAAACTCGGTGTTGAATACCCTTGGCAGAAGTACGCACAAGTTGTCGTGCGTGATTTTATCTCGGGTGCAATGGAAAACACGAGTTCGACCACGCATTTTGACCGGCTACAACACGATGCAAGGCAACACCTCGACAACAGCTATGAAGACATCATTTCCCACGAACTCTTTCACCAATGGTTTGGCGATTTGGTGACTTGTGAAAGCTGGGCCAATCTCAGCTTGAATGAGGGCTTCGCGACCTACGGGGAATATCTCTGGATCGAATACAAATACGGTTACGACGACGCAACGGCACATTTGCTCGATGACCGCATGGCGTACATGCGCAGTGCGATGCGGCAAAAACATCCGATCATCCGGTTTCACCATGGATTAGCAGATGATTTGTTTGATGCCCACAGTTACCAAAAAGGCGGACAGGTGTTGCACATGCTGCGCAAGCTGATCGGTGATGAGGCGTTTTTTGAAGCGCTGAAACAGTACCTCACAAAACATGCATACCAAGATGTTGAGATTCACGAATTGAGGCTGGCCTTCGAAGCGGTCACAGGGCAAGACCTGAATTGGTTTTTTGACCAATGGTACCTTTCCGCAGGGCATCCCGAATTGAAACTGGGGCACTCGTTTCAAAATGGAGAGTACCGCCTGCGCATTCAGCAGGTGCAGGACCAGACCCGAATCCCGATTTTTCGGTTGCCCTTGACGGTTGAGTTGGTGACCAAGGGCGTACCCGAGCAAACGCTGGTTTGGCTTGAATCCGCCGATACGACATTCAGGTTTGCGGCTTCCAAGGCACCGGACTATGTCATTGTCGATCCAGAGCAAGACTTGCTCCTTGAGATCAAAAGTGACACAGGCCAAGCTGAAGCGGCATTGATGCGACAGGCGATCACCTCCAAGGGCTATGCACGCAAGGCAGCGGCGTTGGATGGGATCGATTTTAACCAAATCACCGACTCGGCATTGCAAGCCTTGGTCATCCTTGCACAAGATCCTTTTTGGGGCACCCGGACCAAACTTCTCGAGGAAATAGAGGGCGGACTCGCAGGGGGAAAAGCCGCAGCTTTGAACATGGGAATTGGATTTCTGGGCGATCGCAACACCCACCTGCGCATCAGCGCTGCCTTGTTTTTACACAGCAATCTCGGCAACATGCCTGCAACTTTGAAGCCGGCCGCCGCCGCTGCCTTGCTTGCCGGGATTCAAGACAGCAGCTATACCGTCAGTCAATTTGCCCTTGAGACCTACTACGCGCTTTCCCCGGACGAAGGTCTTGCCCATGCCAAAAAACTGATGTCCCAACCTGAACCGCATCTCGTCGGCATGATCTCCAAAATCCTGAAGGATGCCGGAGTTGCGGAGGCTTTGCCGTTTATTCAAACGCATCTCTTTGATTCCAATACCGACGGAGGTGCCAAAATAGCCATGCTGCGTGGGATGGGAGAGTATTTGAATCAGCGACCTGCCGAGGAAAAGGAGTCGGGAACCAAAATGCTTCAACGGATTGTCGATGAAAAAAATGGGCGTTGGCTCAGGTTTACTGCCTTGCAGACTTTGAGCGAACTGAACAAAACCGAGGCATTGAAAAGCTATTTTGAGGAGCGATTGAAACAGGACAAGGATCCCATGTTCCAAACGCTGATACAGCGATACTTGGCCGAAAACTAA
- a CDS encoding class I SAM-dependent methyltransferase: protein MAIHFHSNKELYFQMQRENAAEYVIPFIEQVLPVLPGLNVLEIGCAEGGVLLAFLERGCKGVGVELSDSRAVLAAEFLKSYIDEGNCRIISKNIYDPTFETEFRGQFDLILLKDVIEHIPDQQKLMGFMKTYLKPGGQIYFGFPPWQMPFGGHQQICRTKLGKMPWLHLCPRGMYKGLLKLFGESEPTVNELMDVHDTGISLERFERIVGKTDYTISNKLLYLINPIYKYKFKLKPRKQFGLIAAIPWVRNFWTTCGYYLITPTKSKD from the coding sequence ATGGCGATTCATTTTCATTCCAACAAGGAATTGTATTTCCAGATGCAGCGCGAAAATGCTGCCGAATACGTGATTCCATTCATCGAGCAGGTGCTTCCTGTTTTGCCGGGCCTCAATGTATTGGAAATCGGCTGCGCCGAAGGCGGAGTTTTGCTGGCTTTCTTGGAGCGCGGCTGCAAAGGCGTCGGCGTCGAATTGAGCGATTCAAGGGCCGTCTTGGCGGCAGAGTTTCTCAAAAGCTATATCGACGAAGGCAATTGCCGCATTATTTCGAAGAATATTTACGACCCGACCTTCGAGACCGAATTCAGGGGTCAGTTTGATTTGATCCTCCTCAAGGATGTGATCGAACATATCCCCGACCAACAGAAGTTGATGGGATTCATGAAAACCTATCTCAAACCCGGCGGACAAATCTATTTCGGCTTTCCACCTTGGCAAATGCCCTTCGGGGGGCATCAGCAAATCTGCCGCACCAAACTCGGGAAAATGCCTTGGCTGCATCTTTGTCCAAGAGGAATGTATAAAGGCTTGCTCAAACTCTTCGGCGAAAGCGAACCGACCGTGAACGAGTTGATGGACGTGCACGACACCGGCATTTCTTTGGAACGGTTTGAGCGAATCGTCGGCAAAACCGATTACACAATCAGCAACAAGTTGCTGTACTTGATCAACCCGATCTACAAGTACAAATTCAAATTGAAGCCACGCAAACAGTTTGGTCTCATTGCGGCCATCCCCTGGGTGCGGAATTTCTGGACGACTTGCGGGTATTATTTGATCACGCCCACAAAGTCCAAGGACTAA
- a CDS encoding acetyl-CoA carboxylase biotin carboxyl carrier protein subunit, whose product MFEAKVNGAQVFEVALTGKTYSLNGEPAAADIQQLNAHSYQVLYQGASHTVHIVSVDREAKTVILKVDGKRAEVVLSTEMDRLLKKLGLEGAGKVKVSDIKAPMPGLIHSIKVAEGQQVAKGDALLILEAMKMENVIKSPADGVVGKISIVQGQNVEKGAVLVTLK is encoded by the coding sequence ATGTTTGAAGCAAAGGTTAATGGAGCACAAGTTTTTGAGGTCGCACTCACCGGAAAGACCTATTCGCTCAATGGCGAACCTGCTGCGGCAGACATTCAGCAGCTGAATGCGCATTCCTACCAAGTCTTGTATCAAGGTGCTTCGCATACGGTTCATATCGTAAGTGTGGACCGCGAAGCCAAAACAGTCATTTTGAAAGTCGATGGCAAACGCGCCGAGGTGGTTTTGAGCACGGAAATGGACCGTTTGCTCAAGAAACTCGGACTTGAAGGCGCTGGCAAGGTAAAGGTCAGCGATATCAAAGCACCGATGCCGGGTTTGATTCATTCGATCAAAGTCGCTGAGGGTCAGCAAGTGGCCAAAGGAGATGCGCTGCTGATTTTGGAAGCGATGAAAATGGAAAATGTCATCAAATCCCCGGCGGATGGCGTGGTCGGTAAAATCAGCATCGTGCAAGGCCAAAACGTGGAAAAAGGAGCCGTCCTTGTTACCCTGAAATGA
- a CDS encoding alpha/beta hydrolase, with amino-acid sequence MALNFFSLITRAFDTSIRISGFKRELVEANGSWQHYYTATGRGKLPPVVVIHGLSGDATDLAPMFSTLRKHFSKVIVPDLPGHGRSQPPIEGMKSGPTFDTFARGLDQMLKEPAIILGNSLGGLATIRYANRNPAMVKGIVLYSPGGAQLSLRELFVFKGKFRTESREDVRRFLNMLVTKAPWYRRLVENVVRNRLLHPHVHELLSSVTPEILLQPEELSGIPSPTLFIWGKADTLMGSQVNFFKQHLPAHAEIAEPDHFAHCPFLDQPKDCARYAIEFATALQMRETAGNEELEMRNEK; translated from the coding sequence ATGGCATTGAATTTTTTTAGTCTGATCACAAGGGCATTTGACACCTCGATCAGGATCAGTGGTTTCAAACGGGAATTGGTGGAGGCGAATGGTTCGTGGCAGCATTATTATACTGCCACAGGGAGAGGAAAATTGCCTCCCGTGGTGGTGATCCATGGATTGAGTGGAGACGCTACCGACCTTGCTCCCATGTTTAGCACGCTCCGCAAGCACTTCAGCAAGGTGATCGTCCCTGATTTGCCCGGCCACGGTAGGAGTCAACCGCCGATTGAGGGGATGAAATCAGGCCCGACATTCGACACCTTTGCCCGCGGACTTGATCAGATGCTGAAAGAGCCCGCTATCATTCTCGGGAATAGCCTTGGGGGACTTGCGACGATTCGGTATGCGAATCGCAATCCTGCCATGGTGAAAGGCATCGTACTCTACAGCCCTGGCGGGGCGCAACTCAGCCTCCGCGAATTGTTTGTCTTCAAGGGCAAATTCCGCACCGAATCCCGCGAAGACGTGCGGCGGTTTCTGAACATGCTTGTGACAAAGGCACCTTGGTACCGTCGGCTCGTTGAAAACGTTGTGCGCAACCGCCTGTTGCACCCCCATGTGCATGAGCTGCTGAGCAGCGTGACCCCTGAGATCCTGCTACAACCCGAGGAATTGTCTGGAATCCCATCCCCGACGCTTTTCATCTGGGGAAAAGCGGATACGCTCATGGGCAGCCAAGTCAACTTTTTCAAGCAGCATCTCCCGGCACATGCCGAGATTGCCGAACCCGATCATTTCGCTCATTGCCCATTTCTCGATCAGCCCAAAGACTGTGCCCGCTACGCCATCGAATTTGCAACAGCACTGCAAATGCGGGAAACGGCGGGGAATGAGGAATTAGAAATGAGAAATGAGAAATGA
- a CDS encoding ZIP family metal transporter has translation MGSIRDWLLGMSPIWMALIATTFTWGITAMGAATVFFTRTVNQKLLDAMLGFAAGVMIAASYWSLLAPAIEMSEEAFLSGESTVPSWVPAAVGFMAGALFLFAIDKVLPHLHIGFRTEEAEGIKTTWHRSILLVLAITLHNFPEGLAVGVAFGALAYHDVITYEMLAAPIALAIGIGLQNFPEGLAVSMPLRREGFSRRKSFFYGQLSAVVEPIAGVLGAIAVLVMQPLLPYALSFAAGAMIFVVVEELIPESHRKGNTDLATMGAMVGFTVMMVLDVALG, from the coding sequence ATGGGAAGCATTCGAGATTGGTTATTGGGAATGAGTCCGATTTGGATGGCGCTGATTGCCACGACCTTTACTTGGGGAATTACCGCAATGGGCGCTGCGACGGTGTTTTTCACGCGCACAGTGAACCAAAAGCTGCTGGATGCCATGCTGGGTTTCGCTGCGGGTGTAATGATTGCCGCGAGCTATTGGTCCCTGTTGGCTCCCGCCATTGAGATGTCAGAGGAGGCATTTCTTTCAGGCGAATCAACGGTTCCGTCATGGGTTCCTGCCGCAGTTGGCTTTATGGCCGGGGCATTGTTTCTCTTTGCGATCGACAAGGTTTTGCCCCACTTGCACATCGGTTTTCGCACGGAGGAGGCCGAAGGCATCAAGACCACTTGGCACCGTTCAATTTTGCTGGTGCTTGCGATCACTTTGCACAACTTTCCAGAAGGATTGGCAGTCGGTGTGGCATTTGGTGCACTCGCCTATCACGATGTTATAACCTACGAGATGTTGGCTGCCCCCATAGCGCTGGCAATCGGGATCGGCCTACAAAATTTCCCCGAAGGCTTGGCGGTGTCCATGCCCTTGCGGCGCGAGGGTTTCAGCCGTCGCAAGAGCTTTTTTTACGGACAGCTTTCGGCGGTCGTCGAGCCGATCGCAGGCGTATTGGGCGCCATTGCCGTGCTTGTCATGCAGCCACTGCTGCCTTATGCTTTGAGCTTCGCTGCAGGCGCCATGATCTTTGTGGTCGTCGAAGAATTGATCCCGGAGTCGCATCGCAAAGGAAATACGGACTTGGCGACCATGGGTGCCATGGTTGGATTCACCGTGATGATGGTATTGGACGTGGCTTTGGGCTAG